CCGCATTGCAGCATATTAAGGGCTTTGAAGTCCTTTGAGGCTTTCTTTTTCATATCCGGAGTCCACTATTCCGAATCTAGTGGATTTCTAGAGTTGTCGACTGGCGCCTTGTAtcctctggtgacgctgaaccactggtcgaaatcagtcttcagatagacctctattcgcttcttccagtaaagGAAATCGTCACCGTTGAATAGAGGGGGCGGattgtgctgaagccttcgattTGAGACATTTTACCTTGCAcacaaacaaataaggaaataagaaatcccaagacttggtcttggattagtagtgcgggattaaattaaaaagaatttaaaactgaattggtgttgcaccagttcaacTTAATTGCTACGAAAAAAACTTCCAAAAAGGTAATGATACCAGTTTGGATTATAATGTAAAACTTAAAGTcgaaagagagaaaaagaaaacaaatttgaaaaagaatttcacccccttgtctgattggtggttacaccaacccaaagcggtacctgctctgataccacttgttggatcatcaAAGTGGTGAATATCGATCAAAAAATTATCGTagcgagtacgcagcggaaaacaaagagAATGCTAACAAGAATcaatttacttgattcggagccttggtcgactcctactccaaggctcgcactcatcgagtgctttcgttgggcaatcactaatagttcgtaaaaatattacaaataaaagtacaagaacttttaaaaaaaggaaatatcgacaacaataaaggaaagaaaaatcagCACGTTGTCGGGGAagtttcgcagcgtcgcagggtCACAGCGCAGTAGAGCAGATGTCATTGTTGTGCTTTGCTTCAagactcaccctccttatataggaggctccgggcgctAGGATCCCTTTCAGGCGCCTGGACCGTGACGTCGTCGGACTAATCAGCATGCTCTAAGCTGTCGGGGATAGAATTTCCCTTCTGGGCGTCCGGACCAGTTCCGGTCGCccggaccaactccgggcgctAGGATCCCTTCTGGACGGTCGAACCACCTTTCTCCAACAAGTCCTCCtgtaagaaagagttagtccgaggcaaaataatagtttaaactaCCCTGTAAATcagaagttagcacaatagaaaaagaatagtaattagattccgtctcttcgagaccggaatctcgtcacgatctcaacttagattttcgaaatggatctaagttggatcaacacCTAAGTTCTCTACCTGGGAACGcaccctcacagtcactctcctccagttacttaccttaACTCAtctgccaaacatccggtcagtccgtcgacccgtctaaacttcgtgtcagctatcaggtcaacctgtcgacctagctggacttcgtgctagacatctggtcagtccgtcgactaGTCTGAGCTTTGTGCCAACTAttaggtcgacccgttgacctagccggacttcgtgccaaacatccagtcagcctgtcgaccagtctgggcttctcctgcacacttagttaaagtgttatatcacaatgaaactaacttaacctactttgtcattcatcaaaatctgggttagaccgttagtgctaaccgcaccaacatatttTATTAAATCGCATAAGCAAAGTTAAGTATTATCCAGGTCATCTATCCAACTTTTATAGTATCTATAGGTCAATCAATCAGTTTAGGGTTCGTTCAAAATTGATGGACATAGAGAATTTTGAATTAtttctaatttaaattaatgtACTCCTGAAAATCTCTTTAAAGTATTTATGCCCTCGGATCTAAATTCAATATCATAAATTGAGAACATTGGGATCTAAATTCAATTGCTCTCAATTTAAGTATAGATATATTAAGGAGGTTGGTATAAGtatattgattttgatttaaaatgATTCTAAATTTTCTAAGTTCGTCTATTAATTAGTTTCGTCCAAAACTAAGAAAaggaatattttgaaaatatagcatGTGAtttaaatattagaaaaattagatATGCGATTCAGATAATACTAAACTTCCTTAAATGGATCAGGCAAATATCGTATTTTTTATGTTGTCGGCTCTATGTAAGAACAAGTGTCGTATATAGGAGGCCCGTCGTTCTTTCAAATAAATTGAAAGTTGCATTTTGGATTGAACAGCCTTTTACAAAGTATGGAGTAGTGGATGCACTTGACTTGAAACTAAAAAGGGGCAACGCCAATCTGATCGATCTTCACCCAACCCTATCAACTCGTAgcgaagagaaaagaaagagagaaagggccGCTGAAGCTCTCGTCAGTAACCgagagagggaaaaaaaaaagaaggataaAGCTGGCTAGCTACTGCCGCAATGGACGCGGGGCCTCCACCAATAATTTGTGCGCCTTTAAATCTTTGCCCGACAACGAAATGCACTGCCAGACATCCACCTTCTCTTCTCTCATCATTTCGCCTTTGAAATCATTCTCTCGCTAGATATTTATATACCCGATCTCCATTGGATTCCAAGTTCCAAACGCATATACTCGCTATAGCTACAACTTAATTAACACATGTCTCTGTTCAGCACTCCCTCGCCTAAGGACTGCTCCGAGCAAGGCTTACGCAGCTTCCACTtggggaagaaaaagaagaagaaattgctCTACGGTCTTGTCTCCCTCCTCACTACCAtcctttctcttttcttcctcgtCTGGTTCATCCTCCACCCTTCCAAGCCGGAGTTCTACCTCAAGGACGCTTCCGTCTTCCAGCTCAGTCTAGGTGGCGCCGCCACCACGCCGCGCTTCCTTAATTCCACCATCATAACCACCATCGTGTCCAAGAACCCCAACGCCCGCGTGGGGATTTACTACGACCAGATGCGCACCTATGCCGCCTACAAGGGGCAGCAGATCACCGGTGACGTTGTGCTGCCGCCTTTTTTCCAGGGCCACCAGGAGGTCAACGTCCTGAGCGCAGCCCTGCAAGGGGCGGGTCTGCCGGTGGCGCCCTCTTTCGGGTACGAAGTGGAGCGCGACCAGAAGACGGCCGGGAAAATGTCCCTGAGGCTGAGGATGGACGGCCGGCTGCGATGGAAGGTGGGGATGTGGGTGTCGGGGCCGTACAGGGTCGACGTAAACTGTGTGGCCGTCATTCTGTTCAGATCCGCTGCAGATTCCGATTCAGGACCCATGGGCTTGGTGCAAGCTTCTCAGTGCTCCACCAACATTTGATTGATGCATACATAGTGATACATAGGTATTGTACATATTTATATGCATCTAAGAAATAATGCTTATGGGCACTATACGATGATGATAAGTAGAATGGATTCCAATGTAATGAGGATTCTAAAATTATGTAGGACACTTTATATATTTATGGTCTTCAAATTATTCCTGATGtctatcataattttttagatttattttgatgactgataaaaaattttcataagatcgaataaatctaaattaatctATTTGAAAAGTTATATACAACCATCACAGTTTAACTTTCCATGAGTATCAATTTGTATTAGTATAATTAGCTTGGTGTAACTCAAAGATATGGTAATCAGAAAATAGTTAAAAAGATAgtatttaaatttctttaaggATAAGGTAGATTTTTGgtttagtttttaaattatttttaaatttgattttaaaaataatgtttttcAAAACAACTTTTTAAAAGgtttacaatttttttaaaatgttattgaaaatatttttggaaattattttaaaaatattttgtaaaagagtaattttgattgaaacttgaatatatttttcaaaaattttgaaaatattttctaaagaaTATTTCATAAATGTTATATTTTAAAAAGTGTTTTTTAAGATTTAAGAAATTATCCTAAGGCAATATTTTTGAAGGGAGTTAATTTATGTTGCTTATTCATAATCCTTTTCCAACTTTAAACTAGTCACATTAAAAAGGAAGATTATTGATGCAATATCATCAAATGGTCCAATGTATGATTTTAATGTATAATATAAGATTTAAAGTTAGATATGATATAATCTAATTTATGTGTTAAGTTTGCAAGCACAAATAATTTGACAAACAATAGAAGTTTTCATATGTTAGGTGGATCAAATAGCACACAGCGAACTCTAATAGGTCAGGTGGATCAAATAATAGATAGTGAAATTCTAGTTGGTGAGATGGATCAAATACCATATAATGAACTTGTGGTAAGTAAGTGGACTGAATACTAGATAGTGAACCCCTAGTAGGTCATGTCGACCTAATACCTAGTAGTAAAGACCcgattgttggatttttcgggatgCGAAAATCGTGTTTTcgtgtcacggaaaccccgaaagccccagccaccggatccgtgcaaagaaaaataaataaaatacgagtacgagtttacaaactctagatctacagtagatacCCTCAatacgatgcccttcgctattCCGCTAGTCCAAtggcttgccggatctcaagattgtcaacgtagacaattcCCTACACGTATCtacacgaacacactagatggagaaggaccaaacaaggtgtgctagcacctagggtgttcagccaagataggagagggagagcaagaagagagagctataggaggaagaagaagtgaattgccttgaatgagaaaaatgaatttccatcactatgtgtggccggccacaattgtaactacTTTAcaaataatgtggccggccacattaaaaggaaaggaggcttgcaacctccatgatgtggcacaaacttaagtaaccatgatgatgtggagcatcatcattggtccacatcttgtcaactcaccaatgaggtggcataaagtcaagtcaaacttgactcttcatcttcctctcaggtcaagtcaaacttgacttaatctctctcatggttgatctaatccaaccatttaattcaagccaatttaatataatgaatctaattcatttaattaaattgattcaatgagtcttaATCTAAATTacactcattaaacacatgaattaacttgagtccaactcaattagcccaattaggattactcttaatccaatttgattcatcaaatgaatctaatcctcttgattcatcatatgaacctaatctccatctaattgtccttagtgtgtgcccctataggttctcgtaacgttggtaatgccactaaacccatttaggagcataagtaatgagcggtatctagcaacacatcattactacccaagttacaagaatgttgagatccaatatcaccttgtgacatcctcacaatatatgacaagtgtccttctatccaagacatctagattgatcaatgtgaggcatagaccgtgtcatcctctgatcaaactaaatcttgaactccaagtagactcactaaatcaaatgagctcaatatctcatattgactcatttgggcatggccatggacttcgtggtctcactctatcaagaatatcgatgtcactcccgtcatataggagcgATAGATCCCacttacatcactcacatccctctgcataattcgttacatacctagtaatcgccttcaTAGTCCagccagttacgggtgacgtttgacgaaaccaaagtatataactccttatgtagggatccatggtgacttcaggtctaaagactaatagtcatactaatatccacatgagaaagtatatgacactcatataacgatccatgatacattctcatggtgggtcattcagtatacattctccaatgcatacgcatgtgtcaacttgatatctctatatccatgacttgtgagatcaagtcatcgagttgacctacatgctagtcttattgcattaacattgtccctgaatgttaatactcgactaggaatgattaagagtagtgttccctatatcatctcactatcggttcaactaaccgattgatataggtgagaaccttctactcaaggactctattatacttagtttatttggcaccaatataagtaagtataataaccaaaacaaatgcctttatttatataagattatgatacaacaaatccataatacaatcatcaaatgattggctctagggctctaactaacaccgatAAGTTAAAGAGACTaaatataagacatgtaagaagTCATAGTAGATCAACATTAAATGTATACTAAATAAAAGGAAAGTTAAAGAGAGGTCCTTGCAGTAAAGAAGCCTATAAGAGAGTGTCTCTGTTAGgtattcgggccgcgaaaaccgctttttcgcgtcgcgaaaaccccgaatcaccctagccaacggatccgtgcgaagagtatagaaaaaaatttacgagtacgagtttacaacttagatctactcctagatctacataaaaagattttatacctttgatgcgtgccctcgcaaatcccgctcgtccaacggtacgccggatctcgaagttgtcaatgtagacaactctctagtgatatccacacgaacaagaagtgttctctaacactcaaggatggagaagaagagcaccacaagtgtgctagcactttctagggctctcgggtaggatttaaaaggggagaaaggagagaaagaaaaggaatctcacatactcctctaggtaccctcctttatgaccttcacttcaccctttctcttggaactcaacacattcctcttcaccttgcttgaaactctcggccaccacagcaaggaaggaggaagaacacTAGCAAGAAGATGGAATCAATAATACTCATCAATACCATAACACCAACATTagtatggccggccacacaatgtaaccccctcatttaatgtggccggccacattaagtggtataagatgtgtaacctccatgaggtggcacaacattatgaggtggagatgatgtggcaaggttagtcatgccatgtaggatgagtcaaccttcatgatgtggcaatacatcaagtcaaacttgatgtttcaacttcaatttggtcaagtcaaaattgaccaattctcttccttgttgagtttaaaaccaacatttggttcaagtcaattttaatttaataaatctcaattcattaatataaattgactcaatgaatcaaatttaaattagactcattcaacaattgaatctaattgagtctaactcaataagtctaatttgaattaatccaaatccaatctttggtacatcatatgaacctaatccaattggttcatcatatgaacttaatctctatccacttgttctttgtgtgtgacccaataggttcttgtaacgttgacaatgtttctaaacgcctttagaaacataagcaataagaGGTatttagcaatacatcattgttactcaagttacaagaatgttga
This region of Zingiber officinale cultivar Zhangliang chromosome 9A, Zo_v1.1, whole genome shotgun sequence genomic DNA includes:
- the LOC122020259 gene encoding NDR1/HIN1-like protein 26 — encoded protein: MSLFSTPSPKDCSEQGLRSFHLGKKKKKKLLYGLVSLLTTILSLFFLVWFILHPSKPEFYLKDASVFQLSLGGAATTPRFLNSTIITTIVSKNPNARVGIYYDQMRTYAAYKGQQITGDVVLPPFFQGHQEVNVLSAALQGAGLPVAPSFGYEVERDQKTAGKMSLRLRMDGRLRWKVGMWVSGPYRVDVNCVAVILFRSAADSDSGPMGLVQASQCSTNI